The segment GCGAAACGGATTCTCGACTCTTGGATCTTCGCAAACTCAACGTCCTCCAGCAGACCGGACCGCGGTCTTGCCGACGATGATGCAGAACAATGGCATGCAACGAAATGCGGCCGCGAATGCCCGTCCGGCTTCGACATCGAAAGCCGTGTCCGGTTCCAATGCGGCGAAACAGTTGTTGACTGCGTGGGTGGAGTCCAGTTCCAAGTTGAAGCTTCCGGGAAAGCAAGTCAAGTTGCACGAATTCCTTGCTCAACCAATTCGAGGTTCGCGCAAGGACGCCATCAATCAATATTGGATCACGTTTAGCGACATGGCCAATCATCAACTGGCGATCGAGCAATCACGATGGTTGGATTCTATTGCGAGCCCTCGGCAACCGACGGATCAATCGGTTCTCGCCGCGGCACAGCAGGCTGCAAGGAATCGTATTTTGCTTACAGAAATTCAGTTGGCAAAATCGCAGTCGATTCTTGGTGACTACCTTCCGAATTTTCGCGACAAGAATGGAAACAGCATTCCTGTGCTTCCGGCGGATGTTCCCTGGGTGGGAAAGCTGAATACAAATTTGAAGAAGTATCAAAGTCGCGGTATCGTGCCCGTTCGCTTCAACTCGATCGACGAAATTCTCCCAAAGGCTCGTCAACTGATCGCCAATAGTGCTGACGCGGTTTCTGCGGCCGGCCGCGCGGCTGAGCAAGCCAAACAGGCCATGTCCACTGGAAACTCACCGGTCGCGAACGTGCTTGAGGCTGCACGTATCAAGTCGAAAAACGAGGAGGATTTCCTTGGGACGGTTACAGGATACAACCGGGCGATAACGGATTATGTGTTGTCAGTTCGGCAGGATATTTATCAGCCAAAACGTCTGGCTTCGGTTTTGATCGGACGCAAGTCAGTCGAGCCGACGCTTGCCAAAACCAAAAAGCAGACTCCGGAAGAAGACGTTGATCCGATGGCCAGTGTGGCGAAGCCGAAGATGCGGCAGGTTGCGACAGAGAAATCTGCTCGCGAGCCAAGCGTCGAAGGTAAGTCGGCATATCAGCTTCAGAATACGACTCCGACTGCTCCTCCGGCTGTGAAGAAGTCACCGTTTTCCCAAGCCAGCATCAGCCAACCAACGTCGCCGCCTGCCGAGAAACAACAAAAATTTGACTACGGCCCAACCAAAGAGTCAGCGGCGGCGGCAAAATTTGATCCTGCAACAGTTCAGGCCGAACTGCCAATGCAGCAGACCGAACAGGCCGGAAATTCACCCGGCTACTCTGGAAACGCGTCTCGGGCAACGCCAGGGCAGGATCGGACAGCCATGGGCGGTGGGCGGCAACGACTTGGTGCTCGCGGTCAGGATGACTCCACTTTTGGACAGTCGGCAAGTACTGCGCCTCGTCCCGTTGAACAGCGTAGTGCACCGGCTGGGCGTCAAGATGCTGCTTCTGCGAGCGGGAGATTTGGTGGAGCCGGAGCGTTTCCGAAGAGCACTCAGCCGGCGGCTGCGCCTGCGAGCGGCAGCGGTTTTTCGCCAGGTTCGACAACGCCACCTGCCTCGCCTGCAACCTCAGCTCCCAAAGTGAGCAATCCATTTTCCGACACTGCATCGCCACCGGCAGACTCAACTGGTGATGCGACAACTTTTAACAGATTCAAAGGCGGCGGAGCTGGAACGTTCGGAGGTGGTGCAACTCCACAGCCTTCGGCCGCATCGCGATTCGGCGCCCCGGGTTCGACAACACGTCGATAGACAGGGCGGGGTTCGGTAACACGCCGATGAGCAGGGTTCACTAACTCGCCGATAGCCCAACTGCATGTCGGTAGCACCGAGCGAGATCGTCGCCTGCTCGCTCGGCCGAAAAGTTTTGCTCGGCGATCTGTCGAAGTGCTTTTGAAACTTCAACTCGTCGATCGTCCTTCGAAAGCAGTTCGACGATCGTTGGTGCCGCGCGTTCAAATTCGGCTGGCGGAAACATCAGTTCGTGCATTCCCTGAAGAATCTCCGGCGTTCCACCAATATCGGTCGTCACGATTGGAAGTCCACTGGCTGCTGATTCAAGCAACACTCGCCCCAAAGGTTCCTGTCGGGCGGCATGAATGAGAACGTCGGCTCGTCTCATTAACTCGGGAATGTCCGTACGTCGGCCAAGCCATTTGACGGAGCCCGGCTCAAAATTTTCTTCCGCGAATCGATGCAGTTCTTGCTCGTACTCGACGGCTTCCTGTTTTTGCGAATGCCGTTCCCCAACGATCCAAACTTCGGATTTGGGAGCGTGTTGGAATGCAGCGGCCAGCGTTCTCAACGTTAGGTCGACGCCTTTCCGCCGTCCAATCTGTCCGATGCACAAGCAGACTTTCCTGTCGGAGTTTGCACGCTTCGTGCCGTCAATCCAGTCGGGACGAAATCGCTGCAAGTCGACGCCGTTGTGGATAACCTCAATTCGTTCAGCCGGCATTCCAGCGGCAACATGGAAGTCCGCGGTGGCATGGGAAACGGCGACGATCTGATCGAGCTGGCTGACGTCGTCGGTTGCCTTTCGGCTGAGCTTGATGATGTCGCGGAGGTAGCCCAACCCTATCGTGTTCAGTTTGGCTGTGACGGGGCCAAGAATGCGTCCCGCAGCCAGACTGTTGGCGTGAACGATGTCCGGGGCAAGGTCACGGATCAAATGCGCAAGTTCAACACGTATTAGTTGTTGAGGCTTGCGTGTTTTGTCCGCCATGTGAAACGAAAAATGTTTTACGCGAACGTTGTTTTTTGTTAGCAACGCAGCGAAATCAAACTCGCGCGGCAGTGCCGCCGTGAATTCAAATCCGGCATCTTGCAGTTTCGGAAGCGCGGCAAGAAAAGAGAACTCGCCACCGTTGAGTGCCCCGTATTCGCTAATTAGCAGTGCGTGCATGGCGCGTGCAATCCAAGCCTGTGAATGTTGCTAAAGCGATATCTGATTCAGATTCACAGGCGCGAGCCACCTGCGTTCTGCTATTCGTAGTCGCGGACGCGACGAGCGATGGCCAATGCAAGCGCCTCACGAACGCTCTCGATGGTGATGCGATCGAACACCTGCTGAAAGAACCCGGTCACAACTGCACGGATAGCTTCCTTGCGAGTGTAACCACGGCACTGAGCGTAGAAGATCAACTCTTCATCGACTCTTCCCGATGTCGAACCGTGTGTACAAGCCACGTCATCGGCTTCGATCTCGAGGCCCGGAATTGAATCGGCGCGTGCTTTGTCAGAAAGCAACAGGTTGTCGTTGCGCTGGTAGCCGTCGGTTTGCTGGGCGTCGACGTCGACTTTGATCATCCCGCGCCAGACAGTTCGCGACGAATCCTGAAGGGCAGCTTTGTAAAGAAAGTCGCTCGTGCAAGCGGGCTTTTCGTGATGCTGAAGTGTGTGGTAGCTGAGGTGCTGCTTGTTCTCGGTGAACATCGCACCGTTGACTTGAACGTTCGCTCGATCGCCACGAAGTGCCACGTGTTGATTCACTTTTGCCAAGCGAGATCCGAGAGCTCCAACAGTCCATTGAAGGTTTGAGTCACGGCCGACGACGCCTTTTTGGTGAGCGAAGTGCCAGACTTTCTGACCCCAATCCTGCAAGTTCACGTAGCGAAGATTCGCACGATCAGCAACGAACAGTTCGATGCCGCCGCAGTGCATTCCGTTGGTGTCGGCGGCGCTGTTTGATTCTGCAAGAACCGTGGCTTCGGCGCCCTCTTCAAGAACGATCAGCGTGTGGCGCAGGTCGCTGCCACCTTCGGTGATTTGCGAGCTGACGTGAACTGGTTTGTCGAGGATCACATTCCGTGGAACGTAGAGGAAGACTCCTCCTGAAAACATGGCGGCGTGCAGAGCGGAAAAACGATCGAACGCCGGATCGACTGACTGGAACAAATACTTCTTGATCAGGTCGCCGTGTTCTTCGATGCAATCTGCGATCGTTCCAAAGATGACGCCCTTATCTTTGTACTCCTGAGCCAGTTCGGTTGCCGCCGCAGGATAGCCATCGATTGAGCTGACGCTGCCGGCAAGATCGACACCTTCACTAAGGACAAGTTTCGGAAGTCCTTCGGTAGAAGATCCCTCTTTAAGAGCGAATTTTTCCAACTTGAACATGCGGATGTCAGTTCGCATCCATTCTTCGTCGCGGTTGTTCGGCCATGGAAGTTCGTTGAAAGTTTTCCAGGCAGATTCACGAAGTTCTGTTAGCCAGGCAGGCTCGTTGAGTGAGCCAAGGAGCTGGCGAAATCCTTCTTCGTTGAACGCGACCATCTTGTTTTCAGTAATCGTTGTCATTGTGTTTCGGGAGTAAAGCGTGGTTGCGGTTTCTGGCCGCAATCGTTTGTTGATTATCGCTACACGTGATTGCGGCTGGAAACCACAACCACGGGATGAACTAGCCGACGGAGCCTTCCATCTGCAATTGTATCAGGCGATTCATTTCGACCGCATACTCCATCGGAAGCTCTTTGACCAACGGCTCAATAAACCCGTTGACGATCATTGTGCTGGCTTCTGTTTCAGAAAGCCCACGGCTCATCAGGTAGAAAAGCTGTTCTTCGCCGATTCGCGAAACGCTGGCTTCGTGGCCTACCGAGACGTCCTGCTCCATGATCTCAATGTAGGGATACGTGTCGCTGCGGCTTTCCGGGTCCAGAATCAACGCATCGCACACGACGCTACATTTGCTGCCGATGGCTCCTTTGTCGATGCGAGCCAAACCGCGGTAGCCAGCGCGGCCACCGTTTTTGGAAATCGACTTGGAAACAATTGTTCCTGTCGTGTTCGGAGCCGAGTGAACCAGCTTCGCACCGGCATCTTGATGTTGTCCGGCACTTGAAAACGCAATCGAAAGAATCTCGCCGCGAGCACCAGGTTCCATCATGTGAACCGCTGGGTACTTCATGGTGAGTTTTGAACCGAGGTTTCCATCGACCCATTCCATGACCGCATCCTGATACGCCATCGCACGCTTGGTGACGAGGTTGTAGATGTTGTTGGCCCAGTTCTGAATCGTCGTGTAACGGCAACGAGCGTTCTTCTTGACCATGACCTCAACGACCGCACTGTGCAGCGATTCGCTGGTGTACATCGGAGCAGTGCAACCTTCGACGTAGTGAACCTGAGCGCCTTCGTCGACGATGATCAGCGTTCTTTCGAACTGACCCATGTTTTCTTCGTTGATGCGGAAGTAAGCCTGCAACGGGAAATCGATCTTCACACCTTTAGGGATGTAAATGAACGATCCGCCTGACCAAACGGCACTGTTGAGAGCCGCGAACTTGTTGTCTTCCGGAGGAATGATTGTGCCGAAGTACTCACGAAGCAACTCAGGATGCTCACGAACCGCCGTATCGGTGTCCGTAAAGATCACACCCTTGTCAGCGAGGTCTTTTTGAAGCGATCCGTACACCACTTCCGATTCGAACTGCGCCTTCACGCCGGCCAGGTATTTACGCTCGGCTTCCGGGATGCCCAGTTTTTCGAAAGTGTCTTTGATTTCTTCTGGAACATCATCCCACGACTTGCCCTGCTCGTTGGTGGGCTTGAGGTAGTAGAAGATATCCTGGAAATCGAGATCGATATCGCCGCCCCACTCGGGCATTGGCTTGTCGTTAAAGATCTTCAATGAGTCCAGACGGAACTTGCGCATCCAATCCGGCTCTTCCTTGATATCCGAGATCTGATTGACGATCTCTTCATCAATACCTTTACGAGCTTTGAAGACAGCAGTCGTTTTTGTCTTAAAGTCGTATTTCTGGATGTCCGTACCGCGAAGCTCATCGGATTCGGCGTCAGAAGATGATTGTGT is part of the Mariniblastus fucicola genome and harbors:
- a CDS encoding glycosyltransferase family 4 protein, which translates into the protein MHALLISEYGALNGGEFSFLAALPKLQDAGFEFTAALPREFDFAALLTKNNVRVKHFSFHMADKTRKPQQLIRVELAHLIRDLAPDIVHANSLAAGRILGPVTAKLNTIGLGYLRDIIKLSRKATDDVSQLDQIVAVSHATADFHVAAGMPAERIEVIHNGVDLQRFRPDWIDGTKRANSDRKVCLCIGQIGRRKGVDLTLRTLAAAFQHAPKSEVWIVGERHSQKQEAVEYEQELHRFAEENFEPGSVKWLGRRTDIPELMRRADVLIHAARQEPLGRVLLESAASGLPIVTTDIGGTPEILQGMHELMFPPAEFERAAPTIVELLSKDDRRVEVSKALRQIAEQNFSAERAGDDLARCYRHAVGLSAS
- the sufB gene encoding Fe-S cluster assembly protein SufB; amino-acid sequence: MATDITQSSSDAESDELRGTDIQKYDFKTKTTAVFKARKGIDEEIVNQISDIKEEPDWMRKFRLDSLKIFNDKPMPEWGGDIDLDFQDIFYYLKPTNEQGKSWDDVPEEIKDTFEKLGIPEAERKYLAGVKAQFESEVVYGSLQKDLADKGVIFTDTDTAVREHPELLREYFGTIIPPEDNKFAALNSAVWSGGSFIYIPKGVKIDFPLQAYFRINEENMGQFERTLIIVDEGAQVHYVEGCTAPMYTSESLHSAVVEVMVKKNARCRYTTIQNWANNIYNLVTKRAMAYQDAVMEWVDGNLGSKLTMKYPAVHMMEPGARGEILSIAFSSAGQHQDAGAKLVHSAPNTTGTIVSKSISKNGGRAGYRGLARIDKGAIGSKCSVVCDALILDPESRSDTYPYIEIMEQDVSVGHEASVSRIGEEQLFYLMSRGLSETEASTMIVNGFIEPLVKELPMEYAVEMNRLIQLQMEGSVG
- the sufD gene encoding Fe-S cluster assembly protein SufD, with amino-acid sequence MTTITENKMVAFNEEGFRQLLGSLNEPAWLTELRESAWKTFNELPWPNNRDEEWMRTDIRMFKLEKFALKEGSSTEGLPKLVLSEGVDLAGSVSSIDGYPAAATELAQEYKDKGVIFGTIADCIEEHGDLIKKYLFQSVDPAFDRFSALHAAMFSGGVFLYVPRNVILDKPVHVSSQITEGGSDLRHTLIVLEEGAEATVLAESNSAADTNGMHCGGIELFVADRANLRYVNLQDWGQKVWHFAHQKGVVGRDSNLQWTVGALGSRLAKVNQHVALRGDRANVQVNGAMFTENKQHLSYHTLQHHEKPACTSDFLYKAALQDSSRTVWRGMIKVDVDAQQTDGYQRNDNLLLSDKARADSIPGLEIEADDVACTHGSTSGRVDEELIFYAQCRGYTRKEAIRAVVTGFFQQVFDRITIESVREALALAIARRVRDYE